The Geotalea uraniireducens Rf4 genome window below encodes:
- a CDS encoding diguanylate cyclase domain-containing protein — translation MVDTKSVRILYMEDDAGLARILQKTMQRLGYIIDLAGNGEEGLAMAERREYDTVLVDYNMPVCGGIDVLRILTARQKHPPVIMVTGNGNEKVAVEALKLGATDYIVKDVDMGYLELLPLVIGQVLQKQHLINEREQMLAAMQESEGRYRKLVELSPDGIVICARGRFVFINPAGVTLLGAPGPKELLGMAMIDFVHPDYRDIFKAQMRQLEDNGYNVPWIEERFIRFDMADIDVEVSGVPFTFRGEAAVQIIFRDITERTLAKRRLEQMAHYDTLTSLPNRALFFDRFTTMLEQAKRYGTAFALLYLDLDSFKQVNDSLGHDVGDLLLKKVTERLTGNLRKSDTVARMGGDEFTVILSRINEREDAAVVARKIIYVLSMPFDLKGNQCSIGVSIGISVFPDDGDDTETLLKNADTAMYSAKESDREKYQYYVSPEAVEQST, via the coding sequence GTGGTTGATACAAAATCAGTTCGCATATTATACATGGAAGACGATGCCGGTTTGGCCCGCATTTTACAAAAGACCATGCAGCGGCTGGGGTATATTATCGACCTGGCGGGCAACGGCGAAGAAGGTCTGGCCATGGCAGAAAGGAGAGAGTACGATACCGTCCTGGTCGATTACAACATGCCGGTATGCGGAGGTATTGATGTACTCCGTATACTGACCGCCCGGCAAAAGCATCCACCGGTGATAATGGTTACCGGCAACGGAAATGAAAAAGTTGCGGTCGAGGCGCTCAAGTTGGGCGCAACCGATTACATAGTCAAAGACGTTGATATGGGGTATCTGGAGTTGCTCCCGCTGGTCATCGGCCAGGTGCTGCAAAAGCAACACCTGATCAACGAGCGGGAGCAGATGCTTGCGGCAATGCAGGAAAGCGAAGGACGCTACAGGAAACTTGTCGAGCTTTCGCCGGACGGGATAGTAATTTGCGCCCGGGGCCGTTTCGTATTTATAAACCCGGCAGGAGTAACGCTCCTTGGCGCACCCGGGCCGAAAGAGCTGTTGGGCATGGCGATGATCGATTTCGTGCACCCCGATTACAGGGATATCTTCAAAGCGCAGATGCGGCAACTGGAGGATAATGGCTACAATGTGCCGTGGATCGAAGAGAGGTTCATACGATTCGACATGGCGGACATCGACGTGGAAGTGTCCGGGGTCCCTTTCACGTTTCGAGGAGAAGCGGCAGTCCAGATCATCTTTCGAGACATAACCGAGCGAACCCTCGCCAAGCGCCGCCTGGAACAGATGGCCCATTACGATACCCTGACATCCCTTCCCAATCGCGCCCTGTTTTTTGACCGGTTCACCACCATGCTGGAGCAGGCCAAGAGATATGGGACTGCTTTCGCCCTTTTGTACCTGGATTTAGACAGTTTCAAGCAGGTAAACGATAGCCTGGGACACGATGTCGGCGACCTTTTGTTGAAGAAGGTTACGGAGAGGCTGACGGGCAATCTGCGTAAATCGGATACGGTGGCCCGTATGGGAGGGGACGAGTTTACGGTCATACTTTCGCGGATAAATGAAAGGGAAGATGCAGCCGTCGTTGCCAGAAAAATCATCTATGTCCTTTCCATGCCGTTTGATTTGAAGGGAAATCAATGCTCGATCGGGGTCAGCATCGGGATCAGCGTTTTTCCCGACGATGGTGACGATACCGAAACGCTTCTGAAAAATGCCGATACAGCCATGTACAGTGCCAAGGAAAGTGACCGCGAAAAATATCAGT
- a CDS encoding ATP-binding protein, producing MRIRGKLITGYFMVALLTAVVGFFGINATKIVNDEFVRFSEDEMPLNQALQELKFAGLRIVTSTMEYGFLSRQGKEGRSGDEQKEEKRILAAGIKSYDNSFIRYEYLLRSHCRARGVKRSIDPIQSSGLELLNTSAAIVSLIEKNGTGSELRELKKKHEHAEQTFLQAVMSDYEQNRRDFTVSKDLTNATMWDAKHNIEMLTISTFVLALLCGILISASISRRLTRLELAAKKIGEGELETVIDIKSNDEVGSLATAFSRMVGDLKRSRDEIVAGKNYLNDIIHSMMDALIVVAPDGTIQSINGAACSMLGYDEEPVGEAFANILQESPFDELVEQGFMRNAEKTYLARDGRSIPVAFSGSVMWNSDNTMRGIVCVAQDITERKHAENMLHRYTEELRDNNEELKGFAYIVSHDMRAPLVNIKGFSRELLDVLQELDARLQGALSLIEEGERDRINTILRNEVPEALDFINSSVHRMDVMIKAVLKLSHLGRREIRTEPVKADELVHGILKTMKHQLERGKVTVTVGDLPDLVMDRTAMEQIVGNLLDNAVKYLEPGRPGKLEITAEQGDGKTTFHCRDNGRGISHEDMAKIFELFRRAGRQDTEGEGMGLAYVKTLLKRFGGRIWCESQPGEGSVFSFTIPMQGNLNGTS from the coding sequence ATGAGGATCAGGGGAAAACTGATAACGGGTTATTTTATGGTTGCCCTGTTGACGGCTGTTGTTGGATTTTTCGGGATAAACGCCACAAAAATCGTCAATGACGAGTTTGTGCGCTTCTCAGAGGATGAGATGCCGCTTAACCAGGCGCTCCAGGAGCTGAAATTCGCCGGGCTGAGGATCGTCACCTCAACCATGGAATACGGCTTTCTCAGTCGGCAGGGAAAAGAGGGGCGGTCAGGCGATGAGCAAAAGGAGGAAAAGAGGATACTGGCAGCAGGCATCAAATCGTATGACAACTCATTTATCCGATACGAATATCTTCTGCGGAGTCATTGCCGGGCCAGAGGTGTCAAACGGTCAATCGACCCCATACAAAGCAGCGGATTGGAGCTGCTGAATACCAGCGCGGCTATCGTTTCGTTGATAGAGAAGAACGGCACCGGCTCAGAATTGAGGGAATTGAAGAAAAAACATGAACATGCCGAGCAGACGTTTCTCCAGGCGGTTATGTCCGACTACGAACAGAACAGAAGGGATTTCACAGTCAGCAAAGATCTGACGAATGCGACGATGTGGGATGCCAAGCACAATATCGAGATGCTCACTATTTCTACGTTTGTCCTTGCACTCCTCTGCGGCATACTGATTTCCGCTTCCATTTCACGGCGGTTGACGAGGTTGGAGCTGGCTGCGAAAAAGATCGGCGAGGGTGAGCTCGAAACGGTCATCGACATTAAATCAAACGACGAAGTCGGCTCTTTGGCGACCGCCTTCAGCAGGATGGTCGGGGACCTCAAAAGATCAAGGGATGAGATCGTTGCCGGGAAAAATTATCTGAACGACATCATCCATTCCATGATGGATGCTCTCATCGTCGTCGCACCGGACGGCACGATTCAGAGCATCAACGGCGCCGCCTGTTCCATGCTCGGTTACGATGAAGAGCCTGTAGGTGAGGCGTTTGCTAATATTCTACAGGAGTCCCCGTTTGACGAACTGGTTGAACAGGGGTTCATGCGTAATGCAGAAAAAACCTACCTTGCGAGAGACGGGAGAAGCATTCCCGTGGCTTTTTCCGGTTCGGTGATGTGGAATTCCGACAACACCATGCGGGGTATTGTCTGCGTGGCCCAGGACATTACCGAACGAAAACATGCGGAGAACATGCTGCATAGATATACCGAGGAACTCAGGGACAACAATGAAGAACTGAAGGGGTTCGCCTATATCGTTTCCCATGACATGCGAGCGCCTCTCGTCAACATCAAGGGTTTTTCCCGTGAACTGCTGGATGTTTTGCAGGAGCTTGACGCAAGACTTCAAGGGGCGTTATCGCTTATCGAAGAGGGCGAACGGGATAGGATAAATACCATTTTACGGAATGAGGTGCCGGAGGCGCTCGATTTCATTAATTCATCCGTTCACCGGATGGATGTCATGATTAAAGCGGTACTGAAGCTGTCCCATCTTGGTCGGCGCGAGATCAGGACTGAACCGGTGAAAGCGGACGAACTGGTCCACGGCATTTTGAAGACGATGAAACATCAGCTGGAGCGGGGTAAGGTAACGGTTACGGTGGGGGATCTGCCGGATCTTGTTATGGACCGGACCGCCATGGAGCAGATTGTCGGCAACCTCCTGGACAATGCGGTAAAGTACCTGGAACCCGGTCGTCCCGGCAAACTGGAGATCACCGCTGAACAGGGGGACGGTAAAACCACATTCCATTGCAGGGACAACGGCCGCGGCATCAGCCATGAGGATATGGCCAAAATTTTTGAACTTTTCCGCCGGGCCGGCAGGCAGGACACAGAAGGGGAGGGTATGGGGCTTGCGTACGTGAAGACCCTGTTGAAGCGTTTCGGCGGTCGGATCTGGTGCGAATCGCAGCCGGGAGAGGGGAGCGTCTTCAGCTTCACCATTCCCATGCAGGGGAATTTGAACGGCACATCATAG
- a CDS encoding substrate-binding domain-containing protein produces the protein MRNSKSGIRCAVLFLLLAAGVLFPALATAETVIKIGGSGGALGSMKRLAEAFMRSHPGVKIQVLSSLGSSGGIKALMAGVLDLAVSGRPLKDDEKAKGGTEIQYARTPLVFVVHSKVAGSAVTTHELEQIYGGQMPDWPDGSRIRLVIRPEGDSDTQLLRGISPAMDQAVKSAIGKAGMNFAVTDQDSIDMVTKVPGSLGAATLSQIMTERPPVKVLAYNGVKPVVKAMAKGRYPLSKPLYLITMNKSAAAAREFAAFVRSPAGKRILANSGNQPI, from the coding sequence GTGCGGAACTCGAAGTCAGGTATACGGTGCGCGGTGCTGTTCCTGCTGTTGGCAGCGGGAGTGTTGTTTCCCGCTTTAGCAACTGCGGAAACAGTGATAAAAATCGGCGGTTCCGGGGGTGCCCTCGGTTCCATGAAGCGGCTTGCCGAGGCATTTATGAGGTCTCACCCCGGCGTCAAGATCCAGGTGCTTTCCAGCCTTGGCAGCTCCGGCGGGATCAAGGCGTTGATGGCGGGTGTGCTGGATCTGGCGGTCAGCGGCCGGCCTCTCAAGGATGATGAGAAGGCGAAAGGGGGGACAGAAATTCAGTACGCCAGAACCCCCCTTGTTTTCGTCGTCCACAGCAAGGTTGCCGGGTCAGCAGTGACAACCCATGAGCTGGAACAGATCTACGGTGGCCAGATGCCGGATTGGCCCGATGGCAGTCGCATCCGCCTCGTGATTCGGCCGGAAGGAGATTCGGACACACAACTCCTGCGCGGCATTTCCCCTGCCATGGACCAGGCTGTGAAGAGCGCCATCGGCAAGGCGGGAATGAACTTTGCCGTAACGGACCAGGACAGCATCGACATGGTGACGAAGGTGCCGGGGAGCCTTGGCGCGGCGACGCTGAGTCAGATCATGACGGAAAGGCCGCCGGTAAAAGTCCTGGCCTACAACGGCGTGAAACCCGTTGTGAAGGCGATGGCCAAGGGGCGTTATCCGTTGTCCAAGCCGCTTTATCTGATAACCATGAACAAGAGCGCGGCTGCTGCCAGGGAGTTTGCCGCATTCGTGCGCTCTCCGGCCGGGAAGAGGATCCTGGCGAATTCCGGCAACCAACCAATCTAG
- a CDS encoding sensor histidine kinase, protein MHDDSNNTNLIRITTRIAATVAAAVTLTMPLGYFAVSYQYMVGSLETASEVSAYNISKVISANPELWRYETVRLDELLVRRQPTCRAETRRIIDNQGNLVAESANSLTPPIVKRSYPLKDAGADVGKIEISRSLNPILLRTALVSFLGFVLGMTVFITLRVLPKRAINELKRTEEKLHRYARELKESNEDLKNFAYIVSHDLRAPLVNIKGFAGELSAGLKELEVIKESGVCRFEGNDGERVDKILGTEVPEALDFINSSVNRMDALINSILKLSRLGHRELKPEPVDVKELVATILKTLTHQLEQHSAEVVLGALPELVADRTSLEQIMGNLLDNAVKYFDPQRPGRLEICTESGVDEVVFHLRDNGRGISKDDIQKVFEIFRRAGKQDVQGDGMGLAYVKTLVRRLGGRIWCKSELGIGTTFSFAIPKSDRLPGNERGDFAL, encoded by the coding sequence ATGCATGACGACAGCAACAACACCAACCTGATCAGGATCACCACGAGGATCGCCGCAACTGTTGCCGCTGCGGTGACGCTGACCATGCCACTCGGCTACTTTGCCGTTTCTTACCAATACATGGTGGGGAGTCTCGAAACGGCATCGGAGGTCAGTGCCTACAATATCTCCAAGGTCATCAGCGCAAATCCTGAGCTGTGGCGTTATGAGACGGTGCGGCTCGACGAGTTGCTGGTTCGCCGTCAGCCTACCTGTCGGGCCGAAACCCGACGCATTATCGATAATCAGGGCAACCTGGTGGCGGAAAGTGCCAACAGCCTCACCCCGCCGATTGTCAAGCGGTCATACCCCCTGAAGGATGCTGGTGCGGACGTCGGAAAAATCGAGATCAGCCGTTCCCTTAATCCCATTCTGCTCCGCACGGCCCTTGTGTCGTTTCTGGGGTTTGTTCTCGGGATGACCGTGTTCATCACCCTTCGCGTCCTCCCCAAGCGTGCGATCAACGAACTGAAGCGCACTGAAGAAAAACTGCATCGCTATGCCCGGGAACTGAAGGAGAGCAACGAAGATCTCAAGAACTTTGCCTATATCGTTTCCCACGATCTGCGCGCGCCGCTTGTGAATATCAAGGGCTTTGCCGGAGAACTCAGCGCCGGCCTGAAGGAGCTCGAGGTAATAAAGGAAAGCGGTGTCTGCCGGTTTGAAGGGAATGACGGGGAGAGGGTCGATAAAATATTGGGGACCGAGGTGCCGGAGGCGCTCGATTTCATAAATTCTTCGGTCAACCGGATGGACGCACTCATCAATTCTATCCTGAAGCTGTCGCGTCTGGGGCACCGGGAACTGAAGCCGGAGCCCGTTGACGTGAAAGAGCTTGTTGCGACCATCCTGAAAACATTGACCCACCAGCTTGAACAGCATAGCGCGGAGGTGGTGTTGGGGGCGTTGCCTGAACTCGTTGCAGACAGAACTTCGCTGGAGCAGATCATGGGGAATCTCCTGGACAACGCGGTCAAATATTTCGATCCGCAGCGTCCCGGCAGGCTTGAGATATGCACGGAGAGCGGGGTTGATGAGGTTGTCTTCCATCTCCGCGACAACGGCCGCGGAATTTCCAAGGACGACATCCAGAAGGTTTTCGAGATTTTCCGCCGCGCGGGTAAGCAGGATGTGCAGGGGGATGGAATGGGGCTCGCCTACGTGAAAACCCTGGTGCGCCGCCTCGGGGGGCGCATCTGGTGTAAGTCGGAGCTGGGGATTGGAACAACGTTCAGCTTTGCCATTCCTAAGTCCGACAGGCTCCCGGGCAATGAACGGGGTGATTTTGCCTTATGA